GGGTGTCTCTGCAACATGTAAAACCCGGCATGAAGGTCGGGCGCCCGGTTCTCAACAGTAACGGTCAAGTACTTTTGAATGCTGGGGTCATACTGAACGAAAGATACATAGCACGATTAAAATTACTGGGGATCCCGTCGTTATACATTGATGACGGCTTTCTACCGGACATTCAAGTTGACGACGTAATATCCTGCGAAACCAGGATGAAGGCCGTAAAACAAGTCAAAGAGCTGCTGAAAGCCCACTCTATGTCTCTGGGGAACAGTGCGACTGAAATGGAAAAAGTTTACTCCACCATTAATGACATTATTGACCAGCTGTTAAATAACAATAAATTAATGGTGGAACTGTCAGATATACGTTCATTGGATGACTATGTTTTTGCACATTCAGTAAATGTCTGCGTGCTGGCTCTCATGACAGGTATTTCCCTGGGCTATGAACGTCCTAAGCTGTTTCACCTGGGCATGGGTGCCCTGCTGCATGATATAGGTAAAATTTTCATACCTAAAGAAATTTTAAATAAACCAGGGGCCTTAACCGAGGAAGAATACAATGTTGTAAAAAAACATCCTGAATACGGGCTGGAAATACTCAAAAAAAACCCCCAGGTAAGCAGTTTGTCAAGATTGGTGGTTTACCAGCACCATGAGCGGTTCTGCGGCTCAGGTTACCCGCAGGGGTTAAAGGATTCGGAAATACACGAGTTTGCTCAAATTACCGGTATGGTGGACATGTATGATGCCCTTACGGCCGACCGTGTCTATCGCAAAGCTTTTCCACCCCATGAAGCTTACGAAATGATTGCCGGGTCGGGAGATTACCTGTTTGCTTTTCATATAATTCAACCCTTTCTGGCGAATATTGCTGCTTATCCGGCAGGAACAGTGGTTGAACTAAGCACCCGAGAAGTTGCAGTGGTGGTGCGTACCAGGAAAGGATTTTCTTTATATCCCCGGGTGAGACTATTGTATGACAGAACAAGAAAACCGGTAACCGATTTGATTGAAATTGAACTGTCTGAACACCGCAATGTGGTAATCAGCCGGGTGCTGGGCGAAGTGGAGCTGATGACCGCAGAGCAAGAAGCAGGCAATAAAAATAAACAATAATAAACCGGGGCGTGGTAGCTTATTTGGATTTTTTGCAAAACCCATAAAGTAAGCAAGCAGCTTGGCTGCTGGCGGTGAAACGGCTTAGCGATAACCGGTTGACAGCTGCGCTTTTGGTTGACCGGATTTTATAACCGGTTCAGCGTAAATAATATGGTAGAGGTGGTTGCATGAGCAAATGGCGCAACATTGCAGTTTTTACACTGTTGCTGGCCTTTTTATCCGGCATCATGTTCACGGCCGGCTGTACCCTGATTAAAGATATTGCACCAAAGCAAAACACCGCAGGCTCACAAGAAGGGGTAGCTGATGCCGGGGTACCCGGCGTAGGGCCCAACACCATTGCAGACATTGTGGAAAAAGCCGGGCCGGCAGTAGTTAAGATAACCACCGTGGTAGAGGTAGGCGGATATCAAAACCCCTTATTTAATGATCCTTTCTTCCGGCAGTTCTTTGGTCTAAGACCTGAACCGCAATATCAGAGCGGTCTTGGTTCAGGCTTTATTATTTCAAAAGACGGCTATATTCTTACCAATGAGCATGTAATCGAGGGAGCTCAAAAGATCAGTGTTCTGGTTAAAGGTCATAAAAAGCCTTTTGCAGCTAAGTTGGTAGGGGCAGACCCTGCTCTTGATTTGGCCGTTTTGAAGATTGACGGCAGTGACTTGCCGGTTCTTACACTGGGCGATTCCAACCGTATCCGGGTTGGCAACTGGGTAATTGCCATTGGCAGTCCCTTCGGGCTTGAAGACACCGTAACTATTGGCGTGATTAGTGCTAAAGAAAGGCCCTTAGAAATAGACAACCGTACTTTTGAACATTTGTTGCAAACTGACGCATCAATTAACCCTGGCAACAGCGGCGGGCCGCTGCTGAATTTAAACGGCGAGGTAATTGGTATCAATACTGCCATAAATGCCCAAGCTCAAGGCATTGGTTTTGCCATTCCCACCAGTACGGTAAAGGAAGTTATCAATGAATTAATTGAACAGGGGAAAGTGAAAAGACCCTGGATAGGAGTTCAAATCCAGCCGGTGACGCCGGACATAGCCAATTACCTTGGCTATGAAGGCTCGGCAGGAGCGGTGGTGTACGGGGTCGTAGCGGGCGGGCCTGCTCACAAGGCCGGGCTGCGGCAAGGAGATATTATTTTAAGCATTGACGGCAGTAAAGTAGCAACACCGGATGAGCTGATTAAAATTATCCAGAAAAAGAAAGCAGGTTCCCATATTGTATTAGAGGTTTACCGCCAGGGCAAGACAATTAAGGTTACTGTACAAACTGAAGAAAGACCGGCTGAAGGAAGATAAGACAGGGCACATGATGTGTCCCTGTTTCAGAATGTAGACAAAGGAAAGACAAAGTGGTTTTATGATCCCCTGTCAGCGACTTGTCGAAGCACCGGTCACAGCACTTGATAAGCGAAGGAGTCATTGGGGTGGCGCCCACAGGACGTGGGCGCCAGCCGAACCGGGCCAGGATGGTCCGTTTGAGGCGACCCCAAGGGCGACCGTAGCGAATCATAGTGCTGTCGGTGCGTAGACCGGAGCTAAAGGGGATCATAAGCCACAGGTAATGTTTGTCAACACTCTGGACAGGGCACATGATGTGTCCTGTTATTGTTTTGGGGGCAAACTAACAGCGGAGGTGCTGCTGTGGAAATACCTTTCCGCTACGGTGACCAAACCGTTAAGATTAATATAGAAGACCGTAACCTAGCCGGTATCGTACAGACAAATTTGCCGGCTGCCCCTAACCAGTCAGAGGAGGTGAAAAATACTCTGGCGCATCCCATCGGCAGCAGCAAACTGCGGGATCTGGTGTTAAAAAAGCAGCCGGCTTCCATTGCCATCCTGGTTGCGGATGTATCCCGACCTATACCATACCGGGCTGTCTTGGAACCTGTTTTGCAAGAAATACTAACGGCCGGCGTTAAAAAGGACCAGGTTAAATTTATCATTGCTACCGGCGCCCACCGACCCAATTCAGTAAGCGAAATCAAAAAAGTATTTGGTCCTTTGGCGGAACAATATCTGTTTTTCAACCATGATTGCGACCGCTGTTTGGTTAACCTGGGCCGGCTTAGCAGCGGTACCGAATTATATATTAATAAACAAGTAATTGAAGCTGCAATGGTTATCACTGTTGGCAATATTATGCCGCATAACCTGGCTGGGTTTTCCGGCGGTCCTAAACTCATCCTGCCGGGGGTTGCCGGCCGAAAAACCATTGAGCAAAATCACGGCATGCTGACCTGCCAAGGAGTGGGCCCCGGTAAAATTGCCGGCAATCCGGTGTCAGAGCAGATAATGGAAGCGGCACAACGGGTAGGAGTTGACTTTGCGGTAAATGTAATTATTAATGAAGAAAATGAAATCATCAAATGTTTTGCCGGTGATCCGGCTGCTTCTTGGCTGACAGGGTGTGGCTGCTGCCACAACCTTTACCGACAAAAGCTACCGGCGCCGCAGCAAGTGGTAATAGCCGGCGCCGGAGGATACCCGCGGGATATAAATTTGTACCAGGCGGTCAAAGCCCTGATCAACGGTGCCGGGCTGGCGGCAACCGGCGGTACAGTGGTGCTGCTGGCCCGCTGCCAGGAGGGAATTGGCGAGCCGGTTTTTCAGCAGTGGTTGGAGCAAGCCAGATCCCCCCATGAAATTATGCGCAAATTTCATGAGCAGGGCTTTGTGCTGGGGGGGCATAAAGCATACCTGCTCAGCAAAATTATGCAAGAAAAGGAAATAATCTTAATTTCTGATTTAGCCGGCTCACAAAATCAGGTGCCTTTGCTTAAAAATGCAGCAGATTGGCAAACCGCAGAGAAGATGCTTGTCAGGAAATATGGTCCGGCCTACCGGGCATTGGCAGTTCCTTTTGCCGGGTTGGTCTTTCCTCTTTCCGGCCAGGCTATGTTGTCCGACAAGTAACGCTTTAAAAGTTCATGTTTGGAAATTACTACTTTTTTCGGTGTCAGTTTATGCCACTGGCGTCGCAGATGGGACAATCCCCCGGGATGAAGCAAAAACATGAGCCAGCGCTGATACCACGCCACCAGCGAGCGAAGGCCGGGAGTAAGGTCGTAGACCGAAAAACCCAGTTGGCTGGTGCCCCGGTGAATCATGGTAATGCCCATCAGTGCTTTAATACCCTGGTAAGCCGGGTCCTGCGAAACGGTTTTTGCCAGCACGGGCAGTGATCTTCTGGTTTCCCGCAGCAAGGCAAGGCCGATTAACTCCAATGAACGGGCGGTTGTAGTAATTTTTTGCAAAAATTTATTATTAAAATGCAGCTCACCAATTTTATCGCCTGGCAGCAAAGTTGTGCCATCCGGCAGTTCCATGCGGCGGCCCCGGTAATGACGTACCGCCAGGCGAAAAAGACTGTTTTCCTGGCCGCCTACCGGACGCAGGCCGGCCAGACGCTCAAAGCAGTATTCCCATACTTGCCATAGGCTGCGCAAAATTTTCTTAACAATATAAGGATCTTGACAGAGCAGCAATTCATCCAGGCTAACGGCCCGGAGGTTTTTTTGCTGTAAAGTTTGCATTATGCAGGGCAAAGCTGCCACCATGTTGGCCGGACCGCTTATGACGGCTCCTGGCTTGGTACAGCGATCATGAAAAACAATAATATCGCCCGATTTCACCTTGCTTTGCACAATGTCGTGGATGCGCCGGGGCGATGAACCCGGGTGCCAATCCCAGCTCATGAAAGTCCACAATACTGTCTGTTGCCGTGATAATAACAGATATATGTATGTAAATAAATTAAACACACCCCAGGCGGGGCGGAAAAATCGCGGCGCATTACCGGTAATGCCTTCAATGGCCTTAATGCCGCTGCTTATCTCCCGCGTGGCAGACCAAGGGGATTGTAACCAAGCGAAACGATGAAGGTAACCGTGGGTGCCGATACTATGTCCTTCGGCAATAATCCGCTTTACCAGGCCTTGATTTTGTACAGCGTGCTGACCTACCAGAAAAAAAGTGGCTTTAGCCTGGTATTGTTGCAAAACATCTAATACTTGAGGAGTATAATCAGGATCAGGACCGTCGTCAAAGGTCAGGGCAACCAGACCCGATTTTTTGCTGCCCCGAAAGATTGACCCTAGATGCATCAGACGTCCCAAAATGGTTGGCAACAGCATGTAAAAAAAGATTACAAGGCCAGCCAGCTTTAAAACGGTTTCAAACACGTTTAATCACTCCTGGTTGCTTAAAGTCCGGTCAAAGGGGTAGTAAAGATAAAACAAACCCATGCCGGCCAGGATGAATGCACTTAAAAAAATAGCCCCGGTGGGATGCAGCCAACCAAAGATTGCCCCGCCCAGCACAGGGCCGACAGCTATGCCCAGTCCCTCCAGGGTGGTGAAAATGCCCCACCCGGTAGCCTGTTGCTCCGGTGGGATAGCTCTGGCCAGTAAAGAATTCCAGGCAGGCAACACGGCCGCGTAGGAAAAACCAACCAGAACAGCCAACAGCATTAAAGCAGGAAAGCTGTGTGCCCGGGTTAACAAAGACAAAAACAAGGCACTGAGCAAAAAGCCGGCTGTTAATAATTTTTTTAACGGCCACCGATCTGCCAGTTTTCCCATAGGTATTAAAAATAGAACGGTGGCAGCCCCGCCGGCGGTTAATAACAAACCATACTGCCGGGAGGATAAGCCTAACACCCCGGTGGCATATACCGGAAGGATCGGCAATAACAAACTGGCTGCCATGGTCTGCAAAAACATCCCGGGTAGCAAAATCTTCACCACCATGGGGTCTGCCGCCAGTTTTCTCAGTTGGTCGGCCAGGGAGAGTTGTTTGCCGGCTCCTTGGGCCGGCAAGGGAACCAGTATGCCCACAACCAGACAGATAACCCAGATACCGATCAGCAGTTGAAAGGCGGTACGAAAGCCGGCGGTTAACACAAAGTTAATACTCACCGGGCCTGCCCCGGCGCCCAACAGCCAGGCAGAGAAAACAGCGCCCATACGGGCCGCCCGATCAGGATGACCGATGGGGGCCACCCGGCTGACAACAGCCAGCCATATGGGAGCAAAACCAAGCCCGAACAGGCCCGCCCAAAACACTGCCAACCAGGTAGCGTGCTGCTGAAATAAACCCAGCAGGGCAAGCAAGCTCAACAGCAAGCCGGCCAGCAGGACAGGTTTGCCATGCCGATCCAACTGGCAGCCCACAGCTGTTTTAAAAACAGTTTCAGTAAAGTAATGGGCTGATACCACCAGACCGGCGCCGGCAACCGAGGCATTTAAAAAATGAACGGTATACAGAGGCCAGAAGGTTAGAAAAAAAGCGCTTCTGGTTAGCTCGGTAAGAAACAATAATATTATTAAAGATAAATCCTGACGTGAGAGAAAACTCAAATGCAACAACTTATGATACTCCTTAGAAGACCACTGCAGCCATGATAACGCCAATCATGGCACCCACCGCCACTTCAGATGGAGTGTGGCCAATTAGCTCTTTGAGAGCCTTGACATTTTGCTGTCCGTCCTGGCGTCCCATCTCTTCTAAAATTTGATTTAACACTTTGGCATGAATGCCGGCAGCCCGGCGCACTCCCATCGCATCATACATAACTATTAAAGAAAAAATAGCCGTAATGGTAAAAAGAGAAGAAGACCAGCCATAGCTTAAACCGGCGGCAGTGGCCAAAGCGGTGACCATAGCTGAGTGAGAACTGGGCATGCCGCCGGCTTCAAAAAACCTCTCCCAGCGCCACTTTTTGTTTGTTAGACATTCCAGCAACCCTTTAAGAAACTGGGCGGTTAAAAAAGCTGTCAAGGGAGCAAACAGGATTTTATTTAAATATAACCAGTAATACAGTTTTGACAAACATATTCACCTCTTACATGTTGCACTGTTGAACAGACCTTGGTTATTAAATTACTATTCTCTGTGTTAAGGGTAAATCCTTGCTAGTGTTGAATAATCAGAACTGGTTGATTATAACAACCTGTATGGTTATCAAAATTTTGACACCTATGGAAAAATTATTGGTCTTCAAGGCAATTTAGCTTCCTGTTACAATTTTTAGAGGGACCGGGGCTAAAAATTTTTAAGCAGGAGGAGTTATGACAAAAAGAAGACGGACAACCATAGGAATCCTGTTGCTTTACCTTTTCACTTTTAACTTTATGTTTTGGCCGGCACCGGCCGCCGCCAGCCAGTCTAAACCCATTGTCATGGGGTATTATGCCAAGGACTGGTACACTGATGACCTATCCTATAATTCACTGGTTAACTACCATAATTATCTGGATTATGTAGCTGCTTTTTCTGCCCGCATCAACAGCGACGGCTCACTAACTGTTGATTTTCCTCCCACGGAAGGTATCAAGCTGGCTCAAAAGAAAGGGGTTAAACCTTTATTAGTGGTACATAACATGCACAACGGTATGGATAGTGCCACTGCTTCGGCTGTACTGGGAGATTCCCGGAAAAGATGGCGCCTGGCAGTCAATATTGTTTCGTTAGTTAAACAATATGGCTATGCCGGTGTAAATATTGATTTAGAGGCAGTACCTCCCCAAAACAGAAACGACTATAATAAGTTATTGTGGGAATTAAAGGGTTTATTGAAACCCGGTGGCTATCTTCTGACGGCGGCGGTGCCGGCAAAAAACAGCCCGCAGTGGAACAGCAGCTGGTCGGGAGCTTACGACTATCGGGAAATTGGACGAGTTTGCGACTATGTGATGCTGATGACCTACGATGAGCATTGGTTTGGAGGCCAACCTGGGCCCATTGCGTCATTACCTTGGGTGCAAAGTGTATTAAATTACGCCACGGAGCAAATTCCCTCCCATAAAATAATCTTAGGCCTGGCTGCCTATGGTTATGACTGGTCAGCCAGTAAAAACCGCTCAGTTAAATGGAAGGATATTAATCAATTAGTTAAGCAAACCGGTGCGGTGATTCGCTGGGATAACGTCAGCTGTTCGCCGTATTTGTACTACTGGGTTGGTTCTGAAAAACATGAAGTTTGGTTCGAAAATAAATACAGCCTGGGTATCAAATTAGGTCTGGTAAAATCCTACCGGCTGGGCGGTGTAGGCTTCTGGCGCATGGGCTTTGAAGACCAAGCTTTTTGGAGTACCCTGCAGACAAAATTAAAATAACGGCTTAAGTTTTATAATATCAGGCGTTTCAGCCTGCCCGGATGCATGTTTCCCTGTCAGCCGCCTGTAAATTACCGTAACAACACTTGATGAATAAAAAGTGAGTTGGGGCGGCACCCACAGAAAGTGGGGCCTCCCTAATTCCGCAGCTAATCTTAACGGATATGGGATTATCCTGACATCTCAAGTTTGTCAACAGGCTGAGGGAGGCGCAAGGCCTCCCGGCTAGCTTTCATTTGCGGCTGATTTTTGGGTAACCGCCAGTAAATAAATCTCTTGCTTGATTTTAGCCAATTCATTTAGCTGGGACTGCGCCTGGTTTAAGGTTTCAATTTGCTCCTCAGACAAAGGAGCAATTTCCAGTCCTTCTGTGTTGATATCTACCACAACATATCCCTCCTTTGCGAACTATTTTTTCCCGCCAAACATAATATAAACAAACCCCTTGCTTTGGCTGTGAGTGAGAATTATAATAAAAATGACATTGATAACCATTATCTTTGAATGTTTTGACCGGTAGGAGGGAAGTGTGGCATGACACTGGATAAATGTAAAAGAGGACAAAAAATTAAAATAGTTAATATTAATAACGAAGTGATCAGGTCACAGGCCATCCGGTTTGGTATTTTTGAAGGAACGGTTGTTACTTGTGAAGAAGTAGTACCGGCAGGACCGGTGGTGGTCGGTATGTGCAAACAACAGATTGCCATTGGCCGCGAGCTGGCTAAAAATATTGCCGTTCAACCGGTTAACTAAATAAGTTATCGAGGTAGTTGAAAAATGAATAATCAAAGTGCTGGGCAAGGGGAAGCCGGCGGCAAAAACATCGTTTTAGTGGGCAACCCCAATGTAGGAAAATCGGTGTTTTTCAATTATTTAACCGGGCGCTACACGGATGTAGCCAACTTCCCGGGTACTACGACAAACGTAATATGCGGACGCTTTGGCCGGCACGCCGTCACTGACACCCCGGGGATTTATGGAATATCCTCATTTAGTGAGGAGGAAAAAATTGCCCGGGATATTGTTTTGCATGGGGATATTTTGGTAAATATTGTTGACGGAGTCCATCTAGAACGGGATTTGTTTTTAACCCAACAGCTGATAGATACCGGACTGCCGGTACTGGTTGTGATTAATATGATGGATGAAGTTCGACAACAGGGGATAAAAATTGACATTCCGGTGTTGAGCGAACTGTTGGGGGTGCCGGTAATCGCAACCGTGGCGGTTGAAGGAAAAGGTATGGATCAGCTGCCCGGTGCCGTCCGCCAGGCCCGGACAGGCCGTCGTTTGCCGCTGGTGCAAGAAAAAATGGCAGAGTTGCCGGCGCAGATACCGGATCCCGACAAACTGCTTATTTTAGAAGGGGATTCTGCTGTAGCAACCAGACACGGTATGGTGCCGGGAAGTGACCGGGAACTGATTTACAGCGCCAGGCGGCGGTGGGTTAACGAACTGGTGGCCATGTCGGTCAAAGAAACCGGTCGCGGTGATGTTTGGAGTGCTTCTCTCAGTCGTTGGATGATTCAACCCCTAACCGGGATTCCTACACTGATATTCATTTTGTGGCTTCTCTATCAACTGATAGGGGTGTTTGTGGCGCAAACGGTGGTAGGTTTTACCGAAGAGGTGTTGATGGGCGAGTATTTTCAGCCTGCGGTCAGAGACCTGGCCAGCCGTTTCCTGGCACCGGCTTCCCCCATCAATCAAATATTGGTAGGGGATTTTGGCGTAATTACCATGACGGTTACCTATCTGCTGGGGCTTTTATTCCCTCTGGTACTGGGCTTTAACCTGGTGTTGGCTTTATTAGAAGACAGTGGCTACCTGCCACGCATTGCCATACTGCTGGATCGCTTGCTGACCTCCTTTGGATTGAACGGCCAGGCAGTAATCCCGCTGGTGCTGGGCTTTGGCTGTGTAACCATGGCTCTGCTGTCTACCCGGTTGCTGGGATCGGAACGGGAACGGCGCATCGCTACCGTTATACTGGCATTAACCGTGCCCTGTTCTGCTCAACTGGCCATTATCACCACCATGCTGGCAGGGCTGGGGCCGGGTTATGCCGTTGTCTACGGCTTAATTATTATCAGTGTATTTTTAACCGGGGGATTAGTCTTAAACCGGTTTATACCGGGCCAATCCACCTCCCTTTGGATTGATTTGCCTCCTCTCAGACTGCCCAGACCGGGAAATGTAGTAAAAAAAAGTTGGCTTAAAAGCACAGAATTTATCACTGAAGCAGCCCCGCTGTTTGCTTTAGGCGCCTTTTTTTTGGGTATTTTAGAAGTGACGGGGGCTTTATATGCCATTGAAAATGCCCTTCTTCCCTTGACGGTAAACTGGCTTGGCTTGCCCAAGGAAGCAGCCGGCGGATTTATAATGGGAGTAATTCGGCGGGAGTTTGGGACCGCAGGGCTGTTTGTTTTTCCTATGTCGGACATGCAAAAAATGGTGGCTTTGACCACTATTACTCTGTTTGTTCCCTGTATTGCATCCGCCATGGTGATATATAAAGAAAGGGGTTGGCGGGAAGGTACTGCCATTTGGCTGGGTGTTATGACAGTGGCCTTCTTTATCGGAGGAATTATAAACCAGTTGCTGAACTACTTTACCAATGTCTTGCCGGCAACTTCCCCGTTAACCATGTTAGCGGGTGTCATCATGCTGGGGCTGGCTGTGCTGCTGGGCCTGCACCGGCTAAAACCCGTCAGATAGATTAAATCTGTCAGTATTATAAAAACAGATCGGCTTGCAGAAAAAAGGTTGTAAAACTAAAGTGGGGTTCTACTTCTGTCAACGGCCCCGATTGAGAGCGGAGCACCCTGGTGTTGCCGGTGGCTCGAAAGGCCGGAGGGGATGATTGATCACCGGCAAGATTTGTCTACAGTTTAAAAAACAGGTGATGATGTGTTAACAAGAATATTGGCGGTTATCATATTATTTTTGTCCTTTGGCAGTTGTCTACCCACCGCCCGGGCAGAAGCACCGCAGATTGTTGGGGAGGCAGCCGCTTTGCTGGATGCCGGTACCGGGCAGTTGCTGTATGGCAAGCAAGAACACAAAAGGATGTTCCCCGCCAGTACCACCAAGGTACTAACTGCCCTGGTAGCTATGGAAAGAGCAGACCTGAAAGAAACGGTGACCATTGGACCTAACCCTGTCAATGCCGGAGGCACCTCCATGTGGTTTCAGGAGGGAGAGCGGTTAACCCTGGAGGAGTTGCTTTATGCCCTGCTTTTAAACTCCGCCAACGATGCCGGGGTGGCTATTGCGGAACATGTGGCCGGATCGGTAGAAAATTTTGCCGCTATATGTAATCAAAGGGCAAAGGAGTTGGGAGCCCGGGACACCCATTTTACCAATCCGCACGGCATGCCGGATGCCAATCACTATTCCACCGCTTACGATTTGGCCTTAATGGGGCGGGAAGCCATGAAAAACAAGGATTTCAGGAAGATTGTGGCCACTGTTCACCATGAAGTTCCCCGCAGCGACCCGGAGGCACAAAAATATTTATTTAACCATAATAAATTGCTGTGGAGCAAAGTTTACGGCTATCAGGGTGCTACCGGCATTAAAACCGGCTACACCGTACAGGCCGGCCAGTGCATTATAGCTGCCGCCCAACGGGATGGGCGGGAATTAATAGCTGTAGTTTTGCGCAGTGAAGGCAGTAATTTATGGACCGATGCAGCGCGCCTGTTGGACTATGGTTTTGCCAATTTTACCAACCAACAGTTGGTTCG
This sequence is a window from Desulforamulus hydrothermalis Lam5 = DSM 18033. Protein-coding genes within it:
- a CDS encoding D-alanyl-D-alanine carboxypeptidase family protein, whose product is MLTRILAVIILFLSFGSCLPTARAEAPQIVGEAAALLDAGTGQLLYGKQEHKRMFPASTTKVLTALVAMERADLKETVTIGPNPVNAGGTSMWFQEGERLTLEELLYALLLNSANDAGVAIAEHVAGSVENFAAICNQRAKELGARDTHFTNPHGMPDANHYSTAYDLALMGREAMKNKDFRKIVATVHHEVPRSDPEAQKYLFNHNKLLWSKVYGYQGATGIKTGYTVQAGQCIIAAAQRDGRELIAVVLRSEGSNLWTDAARLLDYGFANFTNQQLVRQGEVMDKLPVKYGKSQVSLVAASDFLYTFPRQGAAEVQISKEIIPSIKAPVTKGQVLGTVLLKSGEQELGRVNLVAAADVQRDWWAISKAFVTWTVPPLVILLWIRRRLMLYRRRKQRAARRRRYYDYEIE